In Fibrobacter sp. UWR4, the genomic stretch TGCTTGCTTGCTTGCTTGCTTGCTTGCTTGCTTGCTTGCTTAGCAAGAACTGTGCCAAGCGGCTCGAAACTTAGCAACATATCTCGATAATATTCATACTGCTTTTTACGCAGTTCAATCTCAGCAGGCAAACCAATTTTTAGGTCAGAACAGATTGCTTCAAAATTATCAAGAACTTTAGCTATTCTTTTTTGAATGTCAATCGGTGGAACCGGAACGCTCAATTTCTCTAAATTTCCAACGGCTAATCCCGGCTGAGCACCTTGGGATTTGTACTGGTTTAAATTCATTGCTGTTAGCAAATGAAACAGGAACCTGTTATTTAGTCTGGCATCATTTTTAACAACAACAGCATGTTCTGTTGCATAAAATGTTCCAGTAGCAAAACATACATTGCCACACAAAGCTCCTTGGCGACCTATTAGACAATATTCTCCATTTTGATTATTGCAAGCCACATAACCACGAATTCCGTTGCCACCATAGCATGGGTACGGGAACATTTTCGACTGTTCCGAACTTATATCTGATGCAGAAATAGCCTTACCTGCTTTCATGTCACAAATTTCACCCAAAGTTTTCCACTCCAAAGTTAGGGGGGGGCTAACTTTTTTGAATGAAAGCAACTGGTCACGATAAAATTCATATTGCTTTTTGCGAGCTGAAAGCTCCGCTGAAAGCTCCGCTGTGAGCATCGTGAAACTGTCCAGTACCTGGACTATTTCACGCTGCACCTCCAAAGGAGGTACAGGGATTTGAAACTTTGAATATGTTGCAATCCACAAACGTTTATGTTCATTTGATGCGAAATTTAATACACCCATATAATGAAATACATAACGGAGTAAAATTTCATTTTTTGCCGTTAAAATTTTCATTGCAGATGATTTAACTTTAAATGGAAAGTCAACCCACTTAAACGCCCCAGTAAAGTCATCAAAAATCACAACAGGGCAATCCTTGGATGCGGAATAAATTCCATTTTTTTCATCCGTATATCCTAAGATAAATGTTTGTCCCGCTGTTAGGACTGGAGTCGTGTATTCATCAGAATAATCGGTGCTGTCAACAATGTATTTACTAGGCTGTTCGTAATCACAGACATCTTCAAATGTCTTATACTCAACCCCATTGGGGCAATACTTCTTTATCAAATCAGCAATCTTGCTCATTGGCTATTTCTCCAAGTCTGCAATAATCTTATCGATGGACTTGCGAAGTTCATCTTCGTGCTTTACGATATCGGCTATTTGCTTATTCAAGACCTTGATATCCACCTTTTCACGGGTGTCCTTCTGTTCCACATAAGTAGAAACAGACAGGTTGTAGTCCTGTTCTGCGACATCATCAATGGCAACCAGCTTGGTTTCATATTTCTTGTTCTTACGGTCATTCAGGCTAGCAACAATGTTCTGGATATTGTCATCGGTCAGCTTATTGGAATTCGTAACCTTTACGCATTCCTTGCTTGCATCCACAAACAGAACCTTATTGTCCTTCTTGGACTTCTTCAGAACCAGAATACAAGTGGCAATCGTTGTTCCGTAAAACAGGTTGTCCGGCAGCTGAATTACAGCATCCACATAGTTGTTATCAACCAGATACTGGCGAATCTTCTGTTCGGCACCGCCACGGTACATAATGCCGGGGAAACAAACAATGGCTGCAGTTCCTGCGGTATCAAGCCACGAAAGGATGTGCATCACAAAGGCCAAGTCAGCCTTGCTCTTTGGAGCCAATACACCAGCAGGAGCAAAACGAGGGTCGTTAATCAGCAGGGCGTTGTCGTCACCTTCCCACTTGATGGAATAAGGAGGATT encodes the following:
- a CDS encoding restriction endonuclease subunit S translates to MSKIADLIKKYCPNGVEYKTFEDVCDYEQPSKYIVDSTDYSDEYTTPVLTAGQTFILGYTDEKNGIYSASKDCPVVIFDDFTGAFKWVDFPFKVKSSAMKILTAKNEILLRYVFHYMGVLNFASNEHKRLWIATYSKFQIPVPPLEVQREIVQVLDSFTMLTAELSAELSARKKQYEFYRDQLLSFKKVSPPLTLEWKTLGEICDMKAGKAISASDISSEQSKMFPYPCYGGNGIRGYVACNNQNGEYCLIGRQGALCGNVCFATGTFYATEHAVVVKNDARLNNRFLFHLLTAMNLNQYKSQGAQPGLAVGNLEKLSVPVPPIDIQKRIAKVLDNFEAICSDLKIGLPAEIELRKKQYEYYRDMLLSFEPLGTVLAKQASKQASKQASKQASKQ